The Methanobacterium sp. BAmetb5 genome includes a region encoding these proteins:
- a CDS encoding DUF1622 domain-containing protein, whose amino-acid sequence MFPEIIYYISYSLALFGAILVFYGGIRAVIKVIARELRRSSEGYNDIRLDFTTKIVLGLEFFIAADLIKSILQPTLNDVIVLAVIVAIRTVVGYSLNSELKELSEVK is encoded by the coding sequence ATGTTCCCAGAGATAATATATTACATTTCTTATTCTTTAGCCCTATTTGGGGCTATTTTAGTTTTTTATGGCGGTATAAGGGCAGTAATCAAGGTCATTGCCCGAGAACTCCGCAGGAGTTCTGAAGGGTACAACGATATCCGACTGGATTTCACCACCAAGATAGTTTTGGGTTTGGAATTTTTCATAGCAGCCGATCTCATCAAGAGCATACTGCAACCAACCCTGAACGATGTCATTGTTCTGGCGGTGATCGTAGCCATACGAACTGTGGTAGGTTATTCTTTAAACTCAGAATTGAAGGAATTATCTGAGGTTAAATGA
- a CDS encoding DedA family protein, whose protein sequence is MLTTILTGLEGFIVSYGPWAVFGGSILEQVVTPIPSSVVVLGASFFLMKGVALSAGSLQTMFLNISIPAALGVTLGSLVYYGICYKIGIPFVERAGKYLGVSVEDLEGVEKRVKESRYENLFLFAARCVPVIPSIAISLFCGLIRYNPRNYVLITFFGAMVQASILGIIGWQFGNFYLTISEGLSFIDNIILVVLVLVVVIFVLKKRSEKTRD, encoded by the coding sequence ATGTTAACTACTATTTTAACCGGTTTAGAAGGATTCATAGTCAGTTATGGGCCATGGGCAGTGTTTGGGGGGTCTATACTGGAGCAGGTAGTGACTCCCATTCCCTCCAGTGTGGTAGTGCTGGGGGCCAGCTTCTTCCTAATGAAAGGAGTGGCTCTGTCGGCAGGATCGCTGCAAACCATGTTCTTGAACATAAGCATTCCTGCCGCATTGGGAGTAACCCTGGGGTCCCTGGTGTACTATGGGATATGTTATAAAATCGGAATCCCCTTTGTTGAACGTGCTGGAAAATATCTGGGGGTTTCAGTAGAGGATCTAGAAGGTGTAGAGAAGCGTGTAAAGGAAAGCAGATATGAAAACCTGTTTCTTTTTGCTGCCCGGTGTGTACCGGTGATCCCCAGTATAGCTATCAGTCTGTTCTGTGGTTTGATACGATACAACCCGCGTAATTACGTGTTAATAACGTTTTTCGGAGCGATGGTTCAGGCATCAATTTTGGGAATTATTGGATGGCAATTTGGAAACTTTTATCTCACCATATCCGAGGGATTATCCTTTATAGATAATATAATCCTTGTTGTTCTGGTATTGGTGGTTGTTATCTTTGTATTGAAAAAAAGAAGCGAAAAAACGAGGGATTAA
- the map gene encoding type II methionyl aminopeptidase yields the protein MIEMYQKAGKIVKDVRELAVAEVHEGMKVLNLINLIESEIKKRGGFPAFPCNISINEVTAHYTSPSGDETILKDGDLVKIDLGAHVDGFIADSATSVIIGSGEGHYQSGDKVYTLEKQTKLIETANQALEVAISNVRAGTEVGKIGEAVEEYVKSQGLLPVANLTGHSMDRWILHSGLSIPNVKEQNHHQLEEGDILAIEPFVTDGIGVVGDMKDTFIFRFLRDRPLRLAPARKLLEVIKTKYANLPFAQRWLNEEPGIRQLKPAMRQLISSRAIYPYHVLREKSGARVAQAEHTVIVEADGCSIIT from the coding sequence ATGATAGAGATGTACCAAAAAGCAGGCAAAATAGTGAAAGACGTTAGAGAACTGGCAGTTGCTGAAGTTCATGAAGGAATGAAAGTTTTAAATCTAATAAACCTTATTGAATCCGAAATTAAAAAAAGAGGAGGTTTCCCTGCCTTTCCCTGCAACATATCCATAAATGAAGTCACTGCCCATTACACTTCTCCTTCAGGTGATGAAACCATCTTAAAAGATGGAGATCTAGTTAAAATAGACCTGGGAGCCCATGTTGATGGTTTCATAGCCGATTCTGCCACAAGCGTGATTATCGGTTCAGGAGAAGGGCATTACCAGTCTGGAGATAAGGTTTACACCCTGGAAAAACAGACAAAACTAATTGAAACCGCTAACCAAGCCCTTGAAGTTGCTATAAGTAATGTCCGTGCTGGTACGGAGGTGGGTAAAATCGGGGAGGCTGTGGAAGAATATGTTAAGTCCCAGGGACTTCTACCGGTGGCTAACCTCACCGGCCACAGTATGGATCGGTGGATACTGCACTCGGGATTGTCCATACCCAATGTAAAAGAACAAAATCACCACCAATTAGAAGAAGGAGACATACTAGCCATTGAGCCATTCGTGACTGATGGTATAGGTGTAGTTGGAGATATGAAAGATACATTTATCTTCAGATTCCTTCGTGACCGACCATTACGTCTGGCACCCGCCAGAAAGTTACTTGAAGTGATAAAAACAAAATACGCTAACCTTCCTTTTGCCCAGAGATGGTTAAATGAAGAACCTGGCATCCGTCAATTAAAACCTGCCATGAGACAGCTTATTTCTTCTAGGGCAATCTATCCTTACCATGTGCTCCGCGAAAAAAGTGGTGCCAGGGTGGCTCAGGCTGAACACACAGTTATTGTGGAAGCCGATGGCTGCTCGATTATAACCTGA
- a CDS encoding DUF308 domain-containing protein, whose protein sequence is MQKNTLAILLIILGIIVLAFPLAGVVPLSVLTGIGVAFLGIGLLLAGFSDRVESSGLGLLEIVLGLIALVLGLGFVLNPGLFSFVAGLLVYIAGLFLVIIGVVALFTKAGGSRWNGVVAIIIGLIYLVFGYLVSDPFYLGILIGIWLLLTGILMYFQKD, encoded by the coding sequence ATGCAAAAGAACACCCTGGCCATATTACTGATTATTTTGGGTATAATAGTTTTGGCCTTCCCACTGGCAGGAGTAGTTCCATTGAGTGTTTTAACCGGTATTGGCGTGGCCTTTTTAGGTATTGGCCTATTATTAGCTGGTTTTTCTGACAGAGTGGAGAGCAGCGGTCTGGGACTTCTGGAGATAGTGCTGGGTCTTATCGCCCTGGTGCTGGGTCTTGGATTTGTCTTAAATCCGGGATTATTCAGCTTCGTGGCAGGATTACTGGTTTATATTGCGGGATTGTTCCTGGTTATCATCGGTGTAGTTGCCCTGTTCACTAAAGCTGGTGGTAGTCGCTGGAATGGAGTAGTAGCCATAATAATCGGGCTTATTTACCTTGTCTTCGGATATCTGGTTTCTGACCCATTCTACCTGGGAATACTAATTGGTATCTGGCTATTATTAACCGGAATATTGATGTACTTCCAGAAGGACTAA
- a CDS encoding membrane protein — MADTVSISQNVFLLIIAVIALVAVIVIVLQWRRVREAQSNVTFLEKQAELKKIELVERDLESKRLMENVIPLPKDQQERLSQIRGETSKMMQKVGFLHSEINERVTRLETRAEYEKLQKLLDDIEKKEAEMNKKGKVKGGK, encoded by the coding sequence ATGGCAGACACGGTAAGTATTTCACAAAATGTTTTTTTGCTGATTATTGCAGTAATTGCCCTGGTGGCAGTGATTGTAATTGTATTGCAATGGAGAAGGGTTAGAGAAGCCCAGAGTAACGTAACATTCCTTGAAAAACAGGCAGAACTTAAAAAAATCGAACTGGTGGAACGTGATCTGGAATCCAAGAGATTAATGGAAAATGTGATACCTCTACCTAAGGATCAGCAGGAACGGCTTTCCCAGATAAGAGGCGAAACATCCAAAATGATGCAAAAGGTGGGATTCCTGCACAGTGAAATTAATGAAAGAGTCACCCGTCTGGAAACACGTGCCGAGTATGAGAAGCTTCAGAAACTCCTGGATGATATTGAGAAAAAAGAAGCCGAAATGAATAAAAAAGGGAAAGTTAAAGGAGGTAAATAG
- a CDS encoding zinc-ribbon domain-containing protein — MSQNKISSTNMIFCSGCGAKNPSNALFCMECGTKMVHPSKNGRKDSSEEEMKSLGLAPAESYALLHIDSPNISTDNTHGKELLKLTMKDLLARKVIKINSREEKGFLSKKMVNRVSKGENFNQDLKPYQEVFTKPLGKNQELEIKKYFKNILKQFRSRLTGPLFYKYKNDFVMPVLIEKGYVILTEKKGMLSNAKYALTEEGIRVKDRINDLFIDSDNLLNWMDSNPEKAKAFLSAVGTHIFILPYDRGQLQLLKNRLAHVKTKTSKFYPYLLYPLSVGMGMKLGRNSSKKKEDLLDFDNTVDLFDWDVLDAFEDFEMDSFDDVFDSFEDICDSFEVADGNDW; from the coding sequence ATGTCACAGAATAAGATTTCCTCTACTAACATGATTTTTTGCAGTGGATGTGGTGCTAAAAACCCTTCCAATGCCCTGTTCTGCATGGAATGTGGAACGAAGATGGTTCATCCCTCGAAAAATGGCAGAAAAGATTCATCTGAGGAGGAAATGAAATCTTTGGGACTTGCACCTGCTGAATCCTATGCTTTGTTGCACATTGATTCTCCCAATATATCCACAGATAACACTCATGGGAAAGAATTGTTAAAGTTAACCATGAAGGATCTTCTGGCCCGTAAAGTCATTAAAATAAATTCCCGGGAAGAAAAAGGTTTTTTGTCTAAAAAAATGGTCAACAGGGTAAGTAAGGGAGAAAATTTTAACCAGGATCTAAAGCCCTACCAAGAAGTTTTCACCAAACCACTGGGTAAAAATCAGGAACTAGAAATAAAAAAGTATTTTAAAAATATACTAAAACAGTTCCGGTCTCGTTTAACCGGTCCCTTATTTTATAAATACAAAAATGATTTTGTAATGCCTGTTTTAATTGAAAAAGGATACGTAATATTAACAGAAAAGAAGGGAATGTTGTCTAATGCAAAATATGCTTTAACTGAAGAAGGTATTCGAGTTAAAGATAGAATAAATGATCTATTCATTGATTCCGATAATTTGTTAAATTGGATGGACTCCAATCCAGAAAAAGCTAAAGCTTTCCTAAGTGCAGTAGGCACCCATATCTTTATCCTACCCTATGACCGTGGTCAACTGCAACTGTTAAAAAATAGACTGGCCCATGTTAAAACCAAAACATCAAAATTCTATCCTTACCTGTTGTATCCCCTTTCTGTGGGGATGGGAATGAAATTAGGTAGAAATTCTTCTAAAAAAAAGGAAGACCTTCTGGATTTTGATAATACCGTGGATTTGTTTGACTGGGATGTTCTAGATGCATTTGAAGATTTTGAAATGGATTCATTTGATGATGTTTTTGATTCCTTTGAGGATATATGCGATTCCTTTGAAGTTGCAGATGGAAATGATTGGTGA